GATCGCGGCCTGGCGCAGCAGCCCAAGCTGGCGCACGAGCCGGCGGTAGGTATCGGTGAGATGCGTATTGCCGACGCCGACGACCATCGCGTCGTGGAACTGCACGTTCAGTTCGGTGTAGCGCGTGACGTCGTGCGTCTTCGCGGCGTCCTTCATCGACTGGATGATGCCCTTCAGCACCTTCAGCGTGTCGGGCGAGATGCGCTTCGCGAGCGCGCGCGCGACCGACTCGTCGAGCATCGCGCGCACTTCGTAGATCTCCTCGGCCTCGCGCAGCGGCACGACGCGCACCGTCACGCCGCGGTTCTTCTCGTTGCGCAGCAGGCCGGCCTGTTCGAGCGCGCGGAACGCTTCGCGCACGGGGCCGCGCGACACGTTCAGCTTGGTCGCGATCTCGACTTCGTTGAGCTTCTCGCCAGGTGCGTATTCGCCGGAGACGATCGCGCGCTCGAGCATGTCCTGGACGATCATCGCGAGCGACTGGCTTTGCAGGAGTTCGATGGCGCTGAGCGCGTTCGGGGCTGTCATG
This region of Burkholderia contaminans genomic DNA includes:
- a CDS encoding phosphonate utilization associated transcriptional regulator → MTAPNALSAIELLQSQSLAMIVQDMLERAIVSGEYAPGEKLNEVEIATKLNVSRGPVREAFRALEQAGLLRNEKNRGVTVRVVPLREAEEIYEVRAMLDESVARALAKRISPDTLKVLKGIIQSMKDAAKTHDVTRYTELNVQFHDAMVVGVGNTHLTDTYRRLVRQLGLLRQAAIEAEENAIAVSAAEHDKIVQALASGDEEQAVALVREHLSHGLERMRRTHEQGLPAAGKAAREKPVRA